The Sporocytophaga myxococcoides genome includes a window with the following:
- a CDS encoding enoyl-CoA hydratase/isomerase family protein, with protein MEFVKYSTENKICCITISRAEKRNALNSQVVTELKEAFKKAESDEQVKVIVLTGEGDVFCAGADLEYLQTLQKNTYEENLADSKNLMELYYQIYTLKKVVVAQVNGHAVAGGCGLVSVCDFAYSVREANFGYTEVRIGFIPAIVSVFLVKKIGEARSREMLLSGEIYSSKTAQHFGLINHVVEDEDLSTVVNEFCEKLIINNSASSMELTKKMLADIFAMDVKDALDYAAESNAKARNTEDCKKGIAAFLKKEKPLW; from the coding sequence ATGGAATTTGTAAAATACAGTACTGAAAACAAAATCTGTTGCATCACTATTAGTCGTGCAGAAAAAAGAAATGCATTGAACAGCCAGGTTGTTACTGAACTGAAAGAAGCCTTCAAAAAAGCAGAATCAGATGAGCAGGTAAAAGTAATTGTACTGACAGGAGAAGGCGATGTATTCTGTGCCGGTGCTGATCTGGAGTATTTGCAGACTTTGCAGAAAAATACCTATGAGGAAAATCTTGCTGACAGTAAAAATCTGATGGAACTATACTATCAGATTTATACACTGAAAAAAGTAGTAGTAGCACAGGTTAACGGTCACGCTGTAGCAGGAGGTTGTGGACTTGTTTCTGTATGCGATTTTGCCTATTCCGTGCGTGAAGCAAACTTTGGATACACAGAGGTAAGGATAGGATTTATTCCTGCTATTGTTAGTGTCTTTCTGGTAAAAAAAATAGGAGAAGCAAGATCAAGAGAGATGCTGCTTTCAGGAGAAATATATTCAAGCAAAACTGCGCAACATTTTGGACTTATCAATCATGTAGTGGAAGATGAAGATCTTTCTACAGTTGTTAATGAGTTCTGTGAGAAGCTTATCATTAATAACTCTGCAAGCTCAATGGAATTAACTAAGAAAATGCTTGCTGATATTTTTGCAATGGATGTAAAAGATGCATTGGACTATGCTGCCGAATCCAATGCCAAAGCCAGAAATACGGAAGACTGCAAAAAAGGCATTGCTGCATTCCTTAAAAAAGAAAAACCGCTCTGGTAA
- a CDS encoding ComEC/Rec2 family competence protein, producing MEHWVSYPFVRFLLFFLSGILFAIFIPGESLTGLYIGLISCSAIYLLLLIFYNPQLFYSKNIFYSILCSMTLFFSGAIITRQQDKEPEAINLKTELNSCGYFKAKITGETERKGNFYKITARVEKIKTAQSWRTVDIDIILWIKNGLVDAPFYGQTYLFNGSLTRIAGANYYKSFDPQKYYRYKNIFYQSTPFKLIQLDTIPDSYIIYHSLVLKDYFSRRFGEFIKDKESLGITEGVILGKRDGISNDVRDIYSGTGAMHLLSVSGLHIGLLYQLLLFLLNPLIYLPRGKLIRFISISSLLISYALLTGLVPPVLRSTIMFLIFLIAKTISKKHNPYNTLAISALVILIYDPFTIADIGFQLTYLAMGGLIFLQPKLSGFYEPKRWLDTQIWTITTGGIAATMITFPISLYYFHSFPVYFSLSNLLVAPLSYAILWLGILGLIFSRTDLVLKPLCYCLEKTIWLMNEGLRYILKIPESVIRDIYIDMHHMIFLYTLMILLILIFSAKKIKLVIPLLILSILFSGIVIYEKIIVCRQRDVIVFFVKGKKAIAGVNGRVAEIYADSTFNEEKLKFEIYPALLSRGVKTFNFIKPRNFRKLKFGNIIRCGNKNILTVTDKTILDPISYLPGIDLLIYEPSSKGNFGEFDLKAENVVINKKYKKVTVDKILSKNINLHVTESNEYFALSIEGDQ from the coding sequence ATGGAACATTGGGTCAGCTATCCCTTTGTCCGGTTTTTATTATTTTTCCTGAGTGGTATACTCTTTGCCATTTTTATTCCTGGAGAAAGTCTTACCGGACTATACATTGGATTAATATCATGTAGTGCAATTTATTTGCTGCTTCTGATTTTTTACAATCCTCAATTATTCTATTCCAAAAATATATTCTATTCTATACTTTGCTCCATGACACTTTTCTTTTCAGGAGCTATCATCACCAGGCAACAGGATAAAGAACCTGAAGCAATTAACCTGAAAACGGAGTTAAATTCATGTGGCTACTTTAAGGCTAAAATTACAGGAGAAACCGAAAGAAAAGGAAACTTCTATAAAATTACAGCAAGAGTAGAAAAGATTAAAACGGCTCAATCCTGGAGAACTGTAGACATTGATATTATTTTGTGGATTAAAAATGGACTAGTAGATGCTCCTTTCTACGGACAGACTTATCTGTTTAATGGCAGCCTCACTCGCATTGCAGGAGCCAACTATTACAAATCTTTTGATCCGCAAAAGTATTACAGATACAAAAACATATTTTATCAGTCTACTCCATTTAAACTAATTCAACTAGATACTATTCCTGATTCCTATATCATCTACCATTCTCTGGTTTTAAAGGATTACTTCTCCAGGCGATTTGGTGAGTTCATAAAAGATAAAGAATCCCTAGGTATAACAGAAGGAGTCATCCTTGGCAAAAGAGATGGCATCAGCAATGATGTCCGGGATATTTATTCTGGTACAGGAGCCATGCATCTCTTGTCCGTATCCGGACTTCATATAGGACTCCTCTATCAGTTATTGCTTTTTTTACTCAATCCGCTGATCTACCTTCCAAGAGGAAAACTGATACGGTTTATATCAATCTCGTCTCTACTGATTAGTTATGCATTGTTAACCGGACTTGTGCCTCCTGTACTTCGGTCAACCATCATGTTTCTAATTTTTTTAATAGCCAAAACTATTTCCAAAAAACATAATCCATACAATACTTTGGCGATATCAGCATTGGTCATACTTATATATGATCCATTCACGATTGCAGATATAGGGTTTCAGCTCACTTACCTTGCCATGGGGGGACTGATTTTTCTTCAGCCTAAATTGTCAGGTTTTTATGAACCCAAACGATGGCTCGATACTCAAATATGGACCATTACGACAGGAGGAATAGCTGCCACGATGATCACCTTCCCCATTTCTCTTTATTACTTTCATTCCTTTCCTGTTTATTTTTCACTCAGCAATCTGCTCGTAGCACCTTTGTCATATGCAATATTGTGGCTTGGAATCTTAGGACTTATTTTCTCCAGGACAGATCTTGTTTTAAAACCTCTTTGCTATTGTCTTGAAAAAACTATCTGGTTAATGAATGAAGGTTTAAGATATATTCTGAAAATACCTGAATCTGTTATAAGGGATATTTATATTGATATGCATCATATGATATTCTTATACACCCTGATGATATTGCTAATCCTGATTTTTTCCGCAAAGAAAATAAAGCTAGTTATCCCCTTGCTTATTCTCAGCATACTATTTTCAGGAATAGTTATTTATGAAAAAATAATTGTCTGCAGACAAAGAGATGTCATTGTTTTTTTTGTAAAAGGTAAAAAGGCAATTGCAGGCGTAAATGGAAGGGTAGCTGAAATATATGCAGACAGCACTTTCAATGAAGAAAAGTTGAAATTTGAAATATACCCCGCCCTATTAAGCAGAGGAGTTAAAACCTTTAATTTTATCAAACCTAGGAATTTTAGGAAGCTAAAATTTGGTAATATCATTCGATGCGGGAATAAAAATATTTTAACAGTTACCGATAAAACAATCTTAGATCCAATTTCTTATTTACCCGGAATAGACTTATTGATTTACGAACCTTCTTCAAAAGGAAATTTCGGAGAATTCGATCTAAAAGCAGAAAATGTCGTAATAAACAAAAAATATAAAAAGGTGACTGTAGATAAGATTTTGTCAAAAAATATAAATTTACATGTTACTGAATCTAATGAATATTTTGCTTTATCAATTGAAGGAGACCAATAA
- a CDS encoding M43 family zinc metalloprotease — MRFFFALLFWALCISETFAQRQCASTSYQNNNRPMPTQEQIDQQLRAIKKRRTTLDNDTMVYVIPVVVHVIHNTKGNLIGGANNRNITDEQIHSQIAVLNEDYGKIPGTRGYNTNPVGADTRIQFCLAQFDPEGRSTNGIIRVYSEKASFDYNMDDAQLKKLSYWPSDQYLNIWVTNITDPIIGYAQFPGGFGLPGASSSDGPATTDGVVIDFRTFGTIGTARKPYHLGRTATHEIGHWLGLIHIWGDSYCGDDYVDDTPPQEDKDDDTLCHERFSYCNGQKTPRMFQNYLDYTGDKCMNIFTQGQKERMRSFINASGNARRKNLLFSGGCCNLPNYPYAHNLDFESGTILPEGWSISTSDHSNTWSLNSPGAYEKSSGCISIQNKNGASELQTYDAIVSPSLDFTGNEHPYIFFDLAGSANTLDKTDSIVIEISFGCLNKKYLVKKIYGAELNTARKNTSLFIPEPDDWRSFDIPLDAAAGQKRVRVYITSYGKAGTTIYLDNIKIYKASPNLIINPYPNPATDAISIDVIMEGESNVQFDLYNTLGQKFFSGSKFEKTSFTHQLATSTLQSGIYILTVSTASQMVSKKIIITR; from the coding sequence ATGAGATTTTTTTTCGCATTGCTTTTTTGGGCACTTTGTATTTCAGAAACTTTTGCACAAAGGCAATGTGCATCTACCTCATATCAGAATAATAACAGGCCTATGCCAACTCAGGAGCAAATAGATCAGCAACTGAGGGCTATCAAAAAACGGAGGACAACACTGGACAACGATACTATGGTATATGTAATTCCAGTAGTTGTCCACGTCATTCACAATACCAAAGGTAATCTCATAGGCGGAGCCAACAACAGAAATATAACTGATGAGCAGATTCACTCTCAGATTGCCGTTTTAAATGAAGACTATGGGAAAATTCCGGGCACTCGTGGTTATAACACCAACCCGGTCGGAGCTGACACCCGCATTCAGTTCTGTCTTGCCCAATTTGATCCTGAAGGCAGATCTACTAATGGAATTATAAGAGTATATAGTGAAAAAGCTTCTTTCGACTACAATATGGATGATGCTCAGTTGAAAAAACTATCCTATTGGCCTAGTGATCAGTACCTGAATATTTGGGTTACCAATATCACGGACCCCATTATAGGCTATGCTCAGTTTCCCGGGGGGTTTGGTCTTCCCGGAGCATCTTCGAGTGATGGGCCTGCCACTACAGATGGTGTAGTGATAGACTTCCGAACCTTTGGAACAATAGGAACAGCAAGAAAACCTTATCATCTTGGCAGAACTGCTACTCACGAAATTGGCCATTGGCTGGGACTCATTCACATTTGGGGAGACTCATACTGTGGAGATGATTATGTGGATGATACACCACCTCAGGAAGACAAAGATGATGATACACTTTGTCATGAAAGATTCTCCTATTGCAACGGCCAGAAAACTCCTAGAATGTTTCAGAACTATCTTGACTACACAGGAGACAAGTGTATGAACATTTTTACTCAGGGACAAAAAGAAAGGATGCGTTCCTTCATCAACGCGTCTGGCAATGCCCGCAGAAAAAATCTTCTTTTTAGCGGTGGTTGCTGCAATCTGCCTAATTATCCATATGCTCATAATTTAGACTTCGAGTCCGGCACAATACTCCCTGAAGGATGGTCCATCTCCACCTCTGATCATTCAAATACCTGGAGCTTAAATTCACCAGGAGCTTATGAAAAAAGCAGTGGATGTATATCAATTCAGAATAAAAACGGAGCATCGGAATTACAAACTTATGATGCCATCGTCTCTCCAAGCCTTGACTTTACTGGAAATGAGCACCCATATATTTTCTTCGACCTGGCAGGATCAGCAAATACTTTGGATAAAACAGATAGCATTGTTATTGAAATTTCTTTCGGTTGCCTGAATAAAAAGTACCTGGTAAAAAAAATCTATGGTGCCGAATTGAATACCGCCAGAAAAAATACATCCCTATTTATTCCTGAACCAGACGACTGGAGGTCATTTGATATTCCATTAGATGCCGCTGCTGGTCAAAAGAGAGTCAGAGTATATATTACAAGTTATGGTAAAGCAGGAACTACTATTTATCTCGATAACATAAAAATATACAAAGCTTCTCCAAATCTCATTATTAATCCATATCCCAACCCTGCCACAGACGCCATTTCTATCGATGTCATTATGGAAGGGGAAAGCAATGTACAATTTGACCTTTATAATACACTAGGACAAAAATTTTTTTCGGGATCAAAATTTGAGAAGACCAGCTTCACCCATCAGCTAGCTACAAGCACCCTGCAAAGCGGTATTTACATCTTAACTGTGAGCACTGCCAGTCAGATGGTATCAAAAAAGATTATCATTACAAGATAG
- a CDS encoding PhoH family protein, whose translation MVEKSIHLENISLIDFLGVENRIIKELGSAFPKSRIVSRGNEIKIIGNNLEIIQIEQVIKSLLVHYNKYGKVGENEVQSLLRKEEMDGCDEDDVILFGDKGIVIKPKTVNQKKLVATARKNDLVFAIGPAGTGKTYISVALAVRALKNKEVKKIVITRPAVEAGENLGFLPGDLKEKIDPYLRPIYDALDDMIPAEKLKYYYENHIIEVAPLAYMRGRTLNNAFILLDEAQNTTPMQTKMFLTRMGPSSKMIITGDKSQIDLPGNQKSGLVEALEILKDVQGIGFVELDGKDVMRHKLVGKIIDAYGKKDKS comes from the coding sequence TTGGTAGAAAAGTCAATACACCTTGAAAATATATCTCTTATAGATTTCCTCGGAGTGGAAAACAGAATAATAAAAGAATTAGGTTCTGCGTTTCCTAAAAGCCGCATTGTGTCCAGGGGAAATGAAATAAAGATCATTGGTAACAATCTGGAAATTATCCAGATCGAACAGGTTATCAAAAGCTTGCTTGTTCATTATAATAAATATGGAAAAGTAGGTGAAAACGAAGTACAGTCTTTGCTCCGTAAAGAAGAGATGGACGGCTGTGATGAAGACGATGTGATTCTCTTTGGTGATAAAGGTATTGTGATAAAACCCAAGACCGTAAATCAAAAGAAACTCGTAGCTACTGCCAGAAAAAATGATCTCGTATTTGCCATAGGACCTGCAGGGACAGGTAAAACCTATATTTCAGTTGCTCTGGCTGTCAGAGCTTTGAAAAATAAAGAGGTTAAAAAAATTGTAATCACAAGACCTGCCGTTGAAGCAGGTGAAAACCTCGGTTTTCTTCCCGGAGATTTGAAAGAAAAAATTGATCCGTATCTAAGGCCTATATATGATGCCCTGGATGATATGATCCCTGCTGAAAAGCTGAAATATTATTACGAAAATCATATTATTGAAGTGGCCCCTCTTGCATATATGAGAGGACGTACATTAAATAATGCATTTATCCTTCTGGATGAAGCACAGAACACTACACCTATGCAGACAAAGATGTTTCTGACTCGTATGGGGCCAAGTTCTAAAATGATCATTACCGGAGACAAATCTCAAATAGATTTGCCAGGTAATCAGAAATCAGGTCTTGTTGAAGCCCTGGAAATACTTAAAGACGTACAGGGAATTGGTTTTGTGGAACTGGACGGAAAAGATGTGATGAGACATAAGCTTGTAGGCAAAATAATTGATGCCTATGGTAAAAAGGATAAATCATAA
- a CDS encoding SAM hydrolase/SAM-dependent halogenase family protein — MAIITFMSDFGHRDHYVAAVKAKIFSINPSINVVDITHSIENFNIAHGAYILKSVFRDFPQGTVHLVSVNAPSGPEERAVAVKLEEHYFVGIDNGLFSLLSDKAPTAIVELTKDSSYNRVFPEKTTLAAAAVSLASGTNIYNIGTQISSLRTMLNRQVRVSKTQIGGHVIHVDQYGNLVTNISEELFYKQKNNRSFTVHFARETVDFIADSYDSMDHGDCLVLFNSNGFLEIAISQGNASELLGMGFDTPVMINFSEV; from the coding sequence ATGGCTATTATCACATTTATGTCAGATTTCGGACATAGAGACCATTACGTGGCTGCCGTAAAAGCAAAGATTTTTTCTATCAACCCAAGTATAAATGTTGTGGACATTACCCACTCCATTGAAAATTTCAATATTGCTCACGGTGCCTATATTTTAAAATCCGTTTTCAGAGATTTTCCACAAGGTACTGTACACTTAGTATCTGTAAACGCGCCATCTGGCCCTGAAGAAAGGGCTGTGGCAGTGAAACTGGAAGAGCATTACTTCGTCGGAATTGATAATGGTTTGTTCTCATTACTAAGCGACAAAGCACCAACTGCAATAGTTGAGTTAACAAAAGATTCCTCCTATAACAGGGTTTTTCCTGAGAAAACAACTTTGGCAGCAGCTGCAGTTTCACTTGCCAGCGGCACTAATATTTACAATATTGGCACACAAATTAGTTCCCTGAGAACCATGCTTAACCGTCAGGTCAGAGTTTCCAAAACGCAGATTGGTGGTCACGTGATACATGTAGATCAGTATGGGAATTTAGTTACCAATATTTCAGAGGAGTTATTTTACAAACAAAAGAATAACCGCTCTTTTACAGTCCATTTTGCCCGAGAAACCGTTGATTTTATCGCAGATTCCTACGATTCTATGGACCATGGAGATTGTCTGGTACTTTTTAATAGCAATGGCTTTCTGGAGATCGCGATCAGTCAGGGTAATGCAAGTGAATTGTTGGGTATGGGATTTGACACTCCTGTAATGATCAATTTTTCAGAGGTTTAG
- a CDS encoding CARDB domain-containing protein yields the protein MYKIYLLILFLPFFTYAQDIDIRSINEEIKVVNGHVSNFGFHCNADISGSSQSINIRYYLSADTILNASDDVLISNSSMSLFKGLVSYGQSLSITNYPKNNYLILVANYNKTFSETNYANNSKFARLIYEEPFNNLIANEIRTNDLYNQVQGNSVRLIFNIKNGGNISISPSYRILVSSDTIADDGDHTIYSEQNLSSLNPTGTTSNFIKDFSDTKNLTGIVYFILQTDPSGLINESNENDNTKYISFNFQKENYEVKVDSLKIIEKYLSADASFSFNYYFGNSGTTYAQSGYSGFKTSFYISTDATLSLDDSLIITATNNVTGPNQSRANFLQARIPKSFSDKSQVYLLYILNSNQQLRMDDPLNNFMAVPIILQEKKAEISVISSYPYFNTPAYFLKPGQSLVINQIITNTGTLSVPLEIKYYLSADSIFDLSDELIKEQFIGEIPARNSIYNYNYTLIETLNKPQGKYYIILIEDPNNLVNDLNESNNFTISPLFYYPEFKPEFTFEFSEVFKREASPGDEIGYKYYVYSIYELSKNLDPALVYTQIYISKDNKLDKKDMLILNDPYQFGDQNRTFTVPLDWDTDSLYLIFDLNGTRLFEENLYTNNRRVNGIKINNITTSTKNPDATQDFSSYVENKTLLLKEYPTGNLSIYTISGQQVFNHNISGHSEISLNHLNEGIYILILNSENSSIRHKIVLK from the coding sequence ATGTATAAAATCTACTTATTAATTCTTTTTCTTCCATTTTTCACCTATGCACAGGATATAGACATTCGCTCAATCAATGAAGAAATAAAGGTAGTAAATGGTCACGTAAGCAATTTCGGCTTTCATTGCAACGCAGACATATCAGGAAGCAGTCAATCCATTAATATCCGATATTATCTTTCGGCAGATACTATTCTGAATGCCTCTGATGATGTCCTGATTAGCAATTCTTCTATGTCTCTTTTTAAGGGCTTGGTAAGCTATGGACAGAGTTTATCCATTACTAATTATCCTAAAAACAATTACCTTATTTTAGTAGCAAACTATAACAAAACGTTTTCAGAAACCAACTATGCCAACAACAGCAAATTTGCCAGATTAATATATGAAGAACCATTCAACAACCTTATTGCCAACGAGATTCGGACCAATGATTTATACAATCAAGTACAGGGAAATAGTGTCAGGTTGATTTTTAATATAAAAAATGGGGGTAATATCTCTATTTCCCCTTCTTATCGGATTCTGGTATCAAGCGACACTATTGCCGATGACGGTGATCACACCATTTATTCTGAACAAAACCTTAGCTCTTTAAATCCAACCGGCACCACTTCCAATTTTATTAAAGACTTCAGCGACACAAAAAATTTGACAGGAATAGTATATTTTATCCTGCAAACAGATCCCTCAGGGTTAATAAATGAATCTAATGAAAATGACAATACAAAATACATTAGTTTTAATTTTCAAAAGGAAAATTATGAAGTAAAGGTCGACTCTCTGAAAATAATTGAAAAATACCTAAGCGCGGATGCATCTTTCAGTTTTAACTATTACTTCGGAAATTCGGGTACAACCTATGCACAGTCCGGCTACTCTGGCTTTAAAACTTCTTTTTATATTTCAACTGATGCAACTCTCAGCCTTGATGATTCCCTTATCATAACAGCAACTAACAATGTAACAGGGCCAAATCAATCAAGAGCAAATTTCCTTCAAGCCAGAATACCTAAATCATTCTCCGATAAATCTCAGGTTTATCTTTTATATATCTTAAACAGCAACCAACAGCTTAGAATGGATGACCCTTTAAACAATTTTATGGCGGTCCCCATAATCCTTCAGGAGAAAAAAGCAGAAATTTCGGTAATAAGTTCTTACCCATATTTCAACACTCCTGCTTACTTTCTCAAACCTGGTCAATCGTTGGTAATAAATCAAATAATTACCAATACAGGAACCCTTTCCGTACCTCTTGAAATTAAATATTACCTGTCTGCAGATTCGATTTTTGATCTTTCAGATGAATTAATAAAAGAGCAGTTTATTGGCGAAATTCCTGCAAGAAACTCTATATATAATTACAATTATACTTTGATTGAGACTCTAAATAAACCTCAGGGAAAGTATTATATCATTCTGATTGAAGACCCGAATAATCTGGTAAACGATCTCAACGAGAGTAATAACTTTACTATTTCTCCTCTTTTTTATTATCCCGAATTTAAACCTGAATTCACTTTTGAATTCTCGGAAGTATTTAAAAGAGAAGCTTCTCCTGGGGATGAGATAGGTTATAAGTATTACGTTTACAGCATTTATGAATTATCTAAAAATCTTGATCCTGCACTTGTATATACCCAGATTTATATAAGCAAAGACAATAAACTTGATAAGAAAGACATGCTTATCCTAAATGATCCTTACCAATTTGGAGACCAGAACCGAACATTTACAGTGCCTTTAGACTGGGATACAGATTCTCTTTACCTTATTTTTGATCTAAACGGAACCAGATTGTTTGAAGAGAATCTATATACAAACAACAGAAGAGTCAATGGAATAAAAATTAATAATATAACTACTTCAACCAAAAATCCTGATGCAACTCAGGATTTTTCATCATATGTAGAAAATAAAACTTTGCTGTTAAAAGAATATCCAACAGGGAATTTATCCATTTATACAATTTCAGGCCAACAAGTTTTTAATCATAATATTTCAGGACATTCAGAAATAAGTCTAAATCATTTGAATGAAGGAATATATATTCTGATTTTAAACTCAGAGAATTCCTCCATAAGACATAAAATTGTGCTAAAATAG